In Magnolia sinica isolate HGM2019 chromosome 12, MsV1, whole genome shotgun sequence, a single genomic region encodes these proteins:
- the LOC131220903 gene encoding probable LRR receptor-like serine/threonine-protein kinase At1g56140 isoform X1, whose translation MKSIPKSPSYILLLICFGWIHLFYLIETSTAQTATTDPSEVAALNSIFRQWGLSALPTWNISGEPCSGVAIDDSKIIDDQDMNPAIKCLCTFDNGATCHITALRVYALDVRGPIPEALGSLTRLTNLNLGQNYLTGPLPSFIGNLTSMEYMTFGINALSGSIPKELGNLRSLKSLGISSNSFSGLLPPELGNLSTLEQLYMNNAGISSPIPSTFARLVNLQTVRLSDNEFNGSIPDFIGNWTKLRSLRIQGNAFKGPIPSSFSNLTSLTDLRISEITNGIPSLAFVKNMKNLTILVLRNNRISDTIPSDIGEYQSLQHLDLSFNNLTGEIPSSLFSLTSLSYLFLGNNSLSGSLPSNKSPSLVNIDLSYNQLSGSFPSWITQGLQLNLVANNFVIDSSNNSALPSGLNCLQRNFPCNRDSPIYSQFAIKCGGRGMTSSDGTVYENDNEALSAATYYVTDETRWAVSNTGLFAENRNASYISSSSSQFLNTLDSELFQTARISPGSLRYYGLGLENGQYTITLQFAEIAIEDTNTWRSVGRRVFNIYAQGNLQLKDFDIKREAGGAFKRAVVRAFQANVTENFLEIHLFWAGKGTCCIPFRGTYGPSISAISVTPDFTPTVSNRPPGSGKKNKTGLVVGIIAGVGALSFILILAVFIRRLKRRGIDEDEEFLSMAAKANTFSYSELRTATDDFSPANKLGEGGFGPVFKGTLTDGRVIAVKQLSVASRQGRSQFVTEIATISAVQHRNLVKLYGCCIEGDKRLLVYEYLENKSLDQALFGNSNLNLNWATRFDICLGTARGLAYLHEESRLRIVHRDVKASNILLDADLFPKISDFGLAKLYDDKKTHVSTRVTGTIGYLAPEYAMRGHLTEKADVFGFGVVALEILSGRMNSDTSLDQDKIYLLEWAWNLHEANRPLELMDQTLSEFDKEEALRMIGVALLCTQASPGLRPPMSRVVAMLAGDIEVSSITSRPGYLTDWQFGEISTFMTDDTSREPTGRTTNSQIGTSSNTTFAYESPSPMATQPMLHEIIGEGR comes from the exons gAGAGTTTACGCTTTGGATGTAAGAGGTCCAATCCCGGAAGCGCTTGGGAGTCTGACGCGTCTCACCAATCT GAATTTGGGTCAAAATTATTTAACTGGTCCCTTGCCTTCATTTATCGGCAATTTAACATCTATGGAATACAT GACCTTTGGTATCAATGCGTTGTCTGGAAGCATCCCAAAGGAACTCGGAAACCTTCGAAGTCTTAAATCATT GGGCATTAGTTCCAATAGTTTCAGTGGGTTACTCCCTCCAGAGTTGGGGAATTTATCAACTCTGGAACAACT TTACATGAACAATGCTGGCATCAGCAGTCCGATTCCTTCAACATTTGCCAGACTAGTAAACTTGCAGAcagt GCGGCTCTCTGATAATGAGTTCAATGGCTCGATACCCGACTTCATAGGGAATTGGACTAAGCTTAGATCTCT GAGGATTCAAGGCAATGCTTTTAAAGGTCCGATACCAtcgagtttttctaatttaacaTCCCTAACTGATCT GCGAATTAGTGAGATAACGAACGGGATCCCATCGTTGGCATTTGTTAAGAATATGAAGAACTTAACCATCTT AGTCTTGAGAAATAATAGGATTTCGGATACAATTCCATCTGACATTGGAGAGTATCAATCACTACAGCACCT GGATTTGAGCTTCAATAATTTAACCGGTGAAATTCCAAGTTCTCTCTTCAGTTTAACTTCTCTTAGTTACTT GTTTCTTGGAAACAATAGCTTGTCTGGTAGCCTTCCTTCCAATAAAAGCCCATCACTTGTCAACAT agaTTTGTCATACAATCAATTATCAGGAAGCTTTCCCTCTTGGATCACACAAGGCTTACAACT GAACTTGGTCGCCAACAACTTCGTCATTGATAGTTCTAATAACAG TGCTTTGCCTTCGGGATTGAATTGTCTTCAGCGGAACTTTCCGTGCAATCGGGATTCTCCAATCT ACTCTCAATTTGCAATCAAGTGCGGCGGCAGAGGGATGACCTCTTCCGATGGAACGGTGTATGAGAATGATAACGAAGCTCTCAGTGCAGCAACGTATTATGTGACCGATGAGACCAGGTGGGCTGTCAGCAACACTGGGTTGTTTGCCGAGAACAGAAATGCCTCATACATCTCAAGCTCGTCTTCTCAGTTTCTGAATACTTTGGACTCGGAGCTCTTCCAAACAGCAAGGATATCGCCAGGATCGCTAAGATACTATGGACTCGGGCTTGAAAATGGCCAGTACACCATAACTCTGCAATTTGCTGAGATAGCTATCGAAGATACAAATACTTGGAGGAGTGTTGGAAGGCGTGTATTCAATATTTATGCCCAG GGAAATCTTCAACTAAAAGATTTTGATATAAAAAGAGAGGCAGGTGGGGCCTTTAAGAGAGCTGTTGTGAGGGCTTTCCAGGCTAATGTCACTGAGAATTTCCTTGAAATCCATCTCTTTTGGGCCGGGAAAGGGACTTGCTGTATACCTTTTCGAGGTacttatgggccatccatttcgGCCATCAGTGTCACTCCAG ATTTCACACCAACTGTTAGTAACCGTCCCCCAGGttcaggaaagaaaaacaagacTGGTTTGGTCGTTGGGATCATAGCTGGTGTAGGTGCTCTGAGCTTTATATTGATTTTGGCAGTTTTTATCCGGAGACTAAAGAGAAGGGGCATCGATGAAGACGAAG AGTTTCTAAGCATGGCTGCCAAAGCAAACACTTTCAGttattctgaactaaggactgcgACAGATGACTTCAGTCCTGCAAATAAGTTGGGAGAGGGAGGATTTGGGCCTGTTTTTAAG GGAACACTTACAGATGGACGGGTAATAGCAGTGAAGCAACTCTCGGTAGCATCTCGTCAAGGAAGGAGTCAGTTTGTAACAGAGATCGCTACCATATCTGCAGTGCAACACAGGAACCTCGTGAAGTTGTATGGATGCTGCATCGAGGGAGATAAGCGGCTTCTGGTCTACGAGTATCTTGAAAACAAGAGCCTTGATCAGGCACTCTTTG GAAACAGCAACTTGAATCTAAATTGGGCCACCCGCTTCGATATATGCTTGGGTACGGCCAGAGGTCTTGCTTATCTCCATGAAGAATCAAGGCTCCGGATTGTACATAGAGATGTCAAGGCCAGTAATATTCTACTCGATGCTGATCTTTTCCCCAAGATTTCAGATTTTGGTTTGGCCAAGCTATACGATGATAAGAAGACCCACGTCAGCACACGGGTCACAGGGACAAT TGGGTATCTTGCACCGGAGTATGCCATGCGTGGGCATCTGACAGAAAAGGCCGATGTGTTCGGCTTCGGGGTTGTTGCACTTGAGATTCTTAGTGGAAGGATGAATTCAGATACAAGCTTGGATCAAGATAAGATCTATCTCCTCGAATGG GCATGGAATCTACATGAAGCCAACCGACCATTGGAACTGATGGATCAAACACTATCTGAATTCGACAAAGAAGAAGCACTACGAATGATTGGAGTAGCTCTTCTATGCACTCAAGCATCCCCAGGGCTACGCCCGCCCATGTCCCGGGTGGTGGCCATGCTAGCAGGTGACATTGAAGTGAGTAGCATCACATCACGTCCCGGCTACTTAACTGATTGGCAATTTGGTGAGATAAGCACCTTCATGACCGATGACACGTCAAGAGAGCCGACGGGGAGAACAACGAACAGCCAAATTGGCACATCATCGAATACAACATTTGCTTATGAGAGCCCGTCACCTATGGCTACTCAGCCGATGTTGCACGAGATCATCGGAGAAGGACGGTGA
- the LOC131220903 gene encoding probable LRR receptor-like serine/threonine-protein kinase At1g56140 isoform X3 yields the protein MHAMAALNSIFRQWGLSALPTWNISGEPCSGVAIDDSKIIDDQDMNPAIKCLCTFDNGATCHITALRVYALDVRGPIPEALGSLTRLTNLNLGQNYLTGPLPSFIGNLTSMEYMTFGINALSGSIPKELGNLRSLKSLGISSNSFSGLLPPELGNLSTLEQLYMNNAGISSPIPSTFARLVNLQTVRLSDNEFNGSIPDFIGNWTKLRSLRIQGNAFKGPIPSSFSNLTSLTDLRISEITNGIPSLAFVKNMKNLTILVLRNNRISDTIPSDIGEYQSLQHLDLSFNNLTGEIPSSLFSLTSLSYLFLGNNSLSGSLPSNKSPSLVNIDLSYNQLSGSFPSWITQGLQLNLVANNFVIDSSNNSALPSGLNCLQRNFPCNRDSPIYSQFAIKCGGRGMTSSDGTVYENDNEALSAATYYVTDETRWAVSNTGLFAENRNASYISSSSSQFLNTLDSELFQTARISPGSLRYYGLGLENGQYTITLQFAEIAIEDTNTWRSVGRRVFNIYAQGNLQLKDFDIKREAGGAFKRAVVRAFQANVTENFLEIHLFWAGKGTCCIPFRGTYGPSISAISVTPDFTPTVSNRPPGSGKKNKTGLVVGIIAGVGALSFILILAVFIRRLKRRGIDEDEEFLSMAAKANTFSYSELRTATDDFSPANKLGEGGFGPVFKGTLTDGRVIAVKQLSVASRQGRSQFVTEIATISAVQHRNLVKLYGCCIEGDKRLLVYEYLENKSLDQALFGNSNLNLNWATRFDICLGTARGLAYLHEESRLRIVHRDVKASNILLDADLFPKISDFGLAKLYDDKKTHVSTRVTGTIGYLAPEYAMRGHLTEKADVFGFGVVALEILSGRMNSDTSLDQDKIYLLEWAWNLHEANRPLELMDQTLSEFDKEEALRMIGVALLCTQASPGLRPPMSRVVAMLAGDIEVSSITSRPGYLTDWQFGEISTFMTDDTSREPTGRTTNSQIGTSSNTTFAYESPSPMATQPMLHEIIGEGR from the exons gAGAGTTTACGCTTTGGATGTAAGAGGTCCAATCCCGGAAGCGCTTGGGAGTCTGACGCGTCTCACCAATCT GAATTTGGGTCAAAATTATTTAACTGGTCCCTTGCCTTCATTTATCGGCAATTTAACATCTATGGAATACAT GACCTTTGGTATCAATGCGTTGTCTGGAAGCATCCCAAAGGAACTCGGAAACCTTCGAAGTCTTAAATCATT GGGCATTAGTTCCAATAGTTTCAGTGGGTTACTCCCTCCAGAGTTGGGGAATTTATCAACTCTGGAACAACT TTACATGAACAATGCTGGCATCAGCAGTCCGATTCCTTCAACATTTGCCAGACTAGTAAACTTGCAGAcagt GCGGCTCTCTGATAATGAGTTCAATGGCTCGATACCCGACTTCATAGGGAATTGGACTAAGCTTAGATCTCT GAGGATTCAAGGCAATGCTTTTAAAGGTCCGATACCAtcgagtttttctaatttaacaTCCCTAACTGATCT GCGAATTAGTGAGATAACGAACGGGATCCCATCGTTGGCATTTGTTAAGAATATGAAGAACTTAACCATCTT AGTCTTGAGAAATAATAGGATTTCGGATACAATTCCATCTGACATTGGAGAGTATCAATCACTACAGCACCT GGATTTGAGCTTCAATAATTTAACCGGTGAAATTCCAAGTTCTCTCTTCAGTTTAACTTCTCTTAGTTACTT GTTTCTTGGAAACAATAGCTTGTCTGGTAGCCTTCCTTCCAATAAAAGCCCATCACTTGTCAACAT agaTTTGTCATACAATCAATTATCAGGAAGCTTTCCCTCTTGGATCACACAAGGCTTACAACT GAACTTGGTCGCCAACAACTTCGTCATTGATAGTTCTAATAACAG TGCTTTGCCTTCGGGATTGAATTGTCTTCAGCGGAACTTTCCGTGCAATCGGGATTCTCCAATCT ACTCTCAATTTGCAATCAAGTGCGGCGGCAGAGGGATGACCTCTTCCGATGGAACGGTGTATGAGAATGATAACGAAGCTCTCAGTGCAGCAACGTATTATGTGACCGATGAGACCAGGTGGGCTGTCAGCAACACTGGGTTGTTTGCCGAGAACAGAAATGCCTCATACATCTCAAGCTCGTCTTCTCAGTTTCTGAATACTTTGGACTCGGAGCTCTTCCAAACAGCAAGGATATCGCCAGGATCGCTAAGATACTATGGACTCGGGCTTGAAAATGGCCAGTACACCATAACTCTGCAATTTGCTGAGATAGCTATCGAAGATACAAATACTTGGAGGAGTGTTGGAAGGCGTGTATTCAATATTTATGCCCAG GGAAATCTTCAACTAAAAGATTTTGATATAAAAAGAGAGGCAGGTGGGGCCTTTAAGAGAGCTGTTGTGAGGGCTTTCCAGGCTAATGTCACTGAGAATTTCCTTGAAATCCATCTCTTTTGGGCCGGGAAAGGGACTTGCTGTATACCTTTTCGAGGTacttatgggccatccatttcgGCCATCAGTGTCACTCCAG ATTTCACACCAACTGTTAGTAACCGTCCCCCAGGttcaggaaagaaaaacaagacTGGTTTGGTCGTTGGGATCATAGCTGGTGTAGGTGCTCTGAGCTTTATATTGATTTTGGCAGTTTTTATCCGGAGACTAAAGAGAAGGGGCATCGATGAAGACGAAG AGTTTCTAAGCATGGCTGCCAAAGCAAACACTTTCAGttattctgaactaaggactgcgACAGATGACTTCAGTCCTGCAAATAAGTTGGGAGAGGGAGGATTTGGGCCTGTTTTTAAG GGAACACTTACAGATGGACGGGTAATAGCAGTGAAGCAACTCTCGGTAGCATCTCGTCAAGGAAGGAGTCAGTTTGTAACAGAGATCGCTACCATATCTGCAGTGCAACACAGGAACCTCGTGAAGTTGTATGGATGCTGCATCGAGGGAGATAAGCGGCTTCTGGTCTACGAGTATCTTGAAAACAAGAGCCTTGATCAGGCACTCTTTG GAAACAGCAACTTGAATCTAAATTGGGCCACCCGCTTCGATATATGCTTGGGTACGGCCAGAGGTCTTGCTTATCTCCATGAAGAATCAAGGCTCCGGATTGTACATAGAGATGTCAAGGCCAGTAATATTCTACTCGATGCTGATCTTTTCCCCAAGATTTCAGATTTTGGTTTGGCCAAGCTATACGATGATAAGAAGACCCACGTCAGCACACGGGTCACAGGGACAAT TGGGTATCTTGCACCGGAGTATGCCATGCGTGGGCATCTGACAGAAAAGGCCGATGTGTTCGGCTTCGGGGTTGTTGCACTTGAGATTCTTAGTGGAAGGATGAATTCAGATACAAGCTTGGATCAAGATAAGATCTATCTCCTCGAATGG GCATGGAATCTACATGAAGCCAACCGACCATTGGAACTGATGGATCAAACACTATCTGAATTCGACAAAGAAGAAGCACTACGAATGATTGGAGTAGCTCTTCTATGCACTCAAGCATCCCCAGGGCTACGCCCGCCCATGTCCCGGGTGGTGGCCATGCTAGCAGGTGACATTGAAGTGAGTAGCATCACATCACGTCCCGGCTACTTAACTGATTGGCAATTTGGTGAGATAAGCACCTTCATGACCGATGACACGTCAAGAGAGCCGACGGGGAGAACAACGAACAGCCAAATTGGCACATCATCGAATACAACATTTGCTTATGAGAGCCCGTCACCTATGGCTACTCAGCCGATGTTGCACGAGATCATCGGAGAAGGACGGTGA